Sequence from the Fictibacillus arsenicus genome:
AAAGTCTATAAAACATTTTGAAGGCTCATAAAAATTTTTGAAGGTCATAAAAAAATTTTGAGGACCATAAATTTCCTCGAAGGCTCATAAATGAAATCATACTTATTGTTAAGTTGCTTGGCACCGGCCAATCCTTCCTAAATCAAAAATGAAAACACTTGGAGTCACCGCTCCAAGTGTTTATTTTTTATATAATCCAGCCCATAAAAATGGCAAACCAAATGTATCTGCCGGCTGCTTTATTTCTTTCATTTTACGAAGTTCGAGCTCTTCAAAATCTGAAAACACCTCACGAATCTTTTTAAATGTATAACCGAGGCCGCCTTTCATCGTTCGTTCCCGATAAACTTCCTCATCTGGTATATCAAGTCCCATGCCTTCTGCATCAAAACACGTAATCGCAAAGTGCCCGCCTGCTTTTAAACAGTTGTTTAATAGATGAAGATAGCTCACCCTTCTGTGAGGAGGGACATGGTGGAAACAGCCAGAATCATAGATTAAATCGTATTCATCATGAGGAATATCGAGTTTGAAGATATTGCCTTGAATCAAATTTACATGAACATTTTTTTCTTCCGCTCGTTCACGTGCCCATTGAAGTCCTTCACTCGAAAGATCAACAGCATCAACCTTAAACCCTAGTTCTGCAAGATAGATAGCATTTCGTCCAGGTCCGCATCCCAGTTCAAGAACCCGTCCGGGCTTAATAATCCCGTTTTCAATATAGTTCACTAGATTCTCGTCCGGTGCGTCAATAAAAAAAGGAATCTTCTTATTTCGATCTTCATAAAAAGAATTCCAGAATGCACCTTCATCACGTAAAAGTGAGTCCAGCATGTCATAAACATGTTCATTTTTAGTAATTAATTTTGTCAAAAAATCGTCCGCCTTTCATAGGTTAAATAGGCCGTTGACTGACTGAGATGTATATCTCTATTTTACCAAAAAATAGATTATAATTGGGGTGAAGAGTGAATAAAAGAGGTGGAAAAAGTGAAAGATTTAGCGGGTCTTACATTAAAAAAAGCAGGAACTGAGCATGTGGCAGGAATAGCTAAAGTTTGCTCAGAAGGATGGAGAGCAACATATGGTTATTTGGAAGATGAAGCGTATGTAGAGCAGGTTATTGAAGAGTATTTTAATCAGGATAGGGTCTTGAAAGAAGTCACCGAGTTCAGTGAACAGTGGCACGGCTACTTTATTGCGAAAGAGGAAGGTCAAGTTGTAGGTGCAATTGGCGGCGGAACAACGGGTAGCCAAAGGGGTGAAATCTTCGTCTTTTACATGGATCCAAATAAGCGAGGATTAGGAATCGGAAGTAAGCTATTGAGCTTTTATACGGATTATCAAAAAAGTCTTGGTATAAAAGAGCAATGGCTTTCAGCGCAAAAGGGTAATGAAAAAGGTATTCCTTTTTATGAAGCGAGGGGATTTGTAAAACAATCCGAAAAGGTAAGTAAACGAACCCATCACATTTCTTTCCGTTATATGAGAAAAATATAAGCCCTCCATCGAGGGAGGCCACTGAAAATCCGGTTGATTACACCGGTTTTTCTTTTTTTGCCTACAAACATGTAAGGATTGTAGCGGAAGGGTACTGACTCCTCGAAAATGAAATTCACATTTTCTTCGTGAGAGGCAAAGCTGTCGAAGCCTTCCTTGTCCTGCGGGACGAGTGGGACAGGTGAGACCCCTAAAGGCGCGTAGCGGCAGGGGGCTCACCGCCCGCCCCACGGAAAGCATGTACCCTGGAGCGGAGATCCCCGCATTCAACAGATTATTTAGAGACTTTTTCAAAGCCCTCCATCGAGGAGCTTTTTTGTTATTCATCCACGTTTTTTTTACGCAGCAATAAGGATTGAAAGTCCATGCTTCCACCGGCTTCAGGAACGACATGAAAGTTCCGCACTTCAAATAATGGCGATACTACGTCTTGAATGTCTTCGTTTGTATAAAAAGAAAAGAATCGTTTTGGTATATATGTGTCGTCTTCCCAAACTCCTTCTGAATCTTTTCCGCCGTATACTCCCATATAAAACAATCCATCGTCTTTAAGTACCGTATGAATGTTTTTGAGAACAGCAGGCAAGCTCACTTTTGGAACGTGAAGCAGTGTATTCATCGCCCATACAGCATCAAAGGATTCAGCATCAAAATCGAGTGTATAATAATCCATCGCTTCTGCTTTTAATCCTTTCATACGGCATGTTTCGACCATGCTTGGAGAAAGATCGATACACGTTACATCAAAGCCGTGATCCAGCAAATATTTCCCGTGCTGTCCAGAGCCTGCGCCGATATCAAGAACTGTACGTAATCCTTCATTGCTAAGAGCATCTATGTAAGATTTCAGCTCAACAATCTTCCACTCTTCTATATCGGCTTTATCTCTTGAATCAGCCTGCTCGTTATAGCTTGCTTTCAGACTTTCTTTTAACAAAAGATCCATGTAGTTCGCTCCTTAAAAAAGATATGTTCGAAAAGCAAAATGATAGATTTATTATAGCGAAAGATGTCAGACTGGTAAATTTTAAAATGAAAGAAAATTCTGCGAAGGAAAGCCCTTACATTCTCCTCCCGCCTTGTCAGTTCTGCTTTGTAGTAAAAAAGTTGTGTTCTTAATTCCCCCTTGAAAGCATGACGAGCAGCCTGTAGAATGTTAAGAAATTCAATTTTCTGAATAATCATAACAAAAAGGAGGATCATCATGGCACGTTCAGCAATTAAAGCAGTACCAACACCAAAACCGCCAGAGCCGGATCAAAAACCAAAGAATTTTTTTAACAGGCTATTGGACTGGGTAGAGAAAAACGGAAATAAGCTACCTGATGTTCTTACTTTATTTGTGATTATTACAGCACTTATTCTTCTTGGATCTCTTATAGCTGGAGTATCAGGCTGGAGTGCAGTGAATCCTGCCAACAATGAAAGAATTGCAGCTGTCAATTTATTAAACGAAGAGGGCATTAAACGGATGCTGACAGAACTGGTCAGCAACTTTGTAAACTTCCCTCCGCTAGGACTAGTCCTAGTTGTCATGCTTGGAGTTGGACTAGCTGAATCAACAGGTCTTATCTCAGCATTTATGCGCAGAGTCGTTCTAGCCTCGCCAAAAGCACTTATCTTGCCAATTATTATATTTATCGGAATCGTAGGAAACGCTGCTGCTGATGCCGCATTAATTGTACTTCCGCCTGTTGCAGCCATGGTGTTCTTAACACTTGGACGTCATCCGATTGCAGGACTTGCAGCAGCTTATGCAGCCGTTGCTGGCGGATTTAGTGCAAACATCATCATCAGCATGCTCGATGTCATGCTTGCCGGATTTACAGAATCAGCAGCACATCTGCAAGATAAAGAGTATATA
This genomic interval carries:
- a CDS encoding class I SAM-dependent methyltransferase; the encoded protein is MTKLITKNEHVYDMLDSLLRDEGAFWNSFYEDRNKKIPFFIDAPDENLVNYIENGIIKPGRVLELGCGPGRNAIYLAELGFKVDAVDLSSEGLQWARERAEEKNVHVNLIQGNIFKLDIPHDEYDLIYDSGCFHHVPPHRRVSYLHLLNNCLKAGGHFAITCFDAEGMGLDIPDEEVYRERTMKGGLGYTFKKIREVFSDFEELELRKMKEIKQPADTFGLPFLWAGLYKK
- a CDS encoding GNAT family N-acetyltransferase, whose translation is MKDLAGLTLKKAGTEHVAGIAKVCSEGWRATYGYLEDEAYVEQVIEEYFNQDRVLKEVTEFSEQWHGYFIAKEEGQVVGAIGGGTTGSQRGEIFVFYMDPNKRGLGIGSKLLSFYTDYQKSLGIKEQWLSAQKGNEKGIPFYEARGFVKQSEKVSKRTHHISFRYMRKI
- a CDS encoding class I SAM-dependent methyltransferase, whose translation is MDLLLKESLKASYNEQADSRDKADIEEWKIVELKSYIDALSNEGLRTVLDIGAGSGQHGKYLLDHGFDVTCIDLSPSMVETCRMKGLKAEAMDYYTLDFDAESFDAVWAMNTLLHVPKVSLPAVLKNIHTVLKDDGLFYMGVYGGKDSEGVWEDDTYIPKRFFSFYTNEDIQDVVSPLFEVRNFHVVPEAGGSMDFQSLLLRKKNVDE